gtcgaatgttgactcttaagtgattcgaacgaggtcgaatgtgagtcaaTTCGAGCGGGGTTGAATGTTGACTCTTAAGTGATTTAGACTAGGTCGAATGTGAGTCAATTCGAGCGAGATCGAATGTTGACTCTTaagtgattcgaacgaggtcgaatgtgagtcaattcaagcgaggtcgaattttGACTCTTAAGAGAttcaaatgaggtcgaatgtgggtcgattcgagcgaggtcaaatgttGACTCTTAagtgattcgaacaaggtcgaatgtgagtcgattTGAACGAGGTCCAATGTTGACTCTTAAGTGATTTGAACGAGGTCCAATGTGAGTctattcgagcgaggttgaatgttGACTCTTaagtgattcgaacgaggtcgaatgtgagttgattcgagcgaggtcgaatgtgagtcgattcgagcgaggttgaatgttGACTCTTAAATGATTCAAACGAGGTCAAATGTTagtcgattcgagcgaggtcgaatgttgactCTTAGTTTGGCATAATATATGAACTTGGTAGAGATAACTTGTGTGTTTGCATATTTCACTTTGTTTATACATTCATTGGAGAAGTCCCACTCTATCTAGTTCTTTCATTGGTCGACCTGGAAAAATAGTTGAGAGGTTGAGCGATGAACTTATACTTAACTTCGAGACACTTTCttcgtcgcctcgttaaaaacctccccgagaaaacccaattgggacaaaactcgggTAAGGGAATAAAGAGTACGACTCGGGATACGTTTAtccttagaagttgaagtatttgaggtgggcgaCGTTCCTGTTGTTTGGTAGAAATTTCCCCTCCATTGTTTCTAGATGGAATGACCCTTTGCTTACCGCCGCCATGATTTTGTATGGGCCATCCCAATTGGTTCCCAGTTTTCCTTCTTGtgggtctttgcttgcttgtgttttggctttgagtacATAGTCCCCGACCTTGAGTGGCCTAATCTTGGCTTTTTTGTTGTAGTACGACTCTACCTGTTGTTTTTGAGCTATCATTCTTATGTAAGCCATGTCTCTCCGCTCTTCGGCTTCGTTGATATCTTGCCTTCTGCTTTCGTCGTTGCTTGGCCTGCTCTCGTTTGAATACCTTAGGCTTGGTTCACCGACTTCTACCAGTATTACTGTATCGGTCTCATAGACTAGCGAATATGGTGTTTCTTCTGTGCTTGTTTTCGGCGTAGTGagatatgcccatagcacttctGATAGTAGTTCTGGCCACAGCCCCTTGGCGTTCTTGAGCTTCTTTTTCATGATGTTCAATATTATCTTGTTGGAGGACTATGCCTGACCGTTGCCTGTGGgatgatatggcgtggagagtattcttttgatgtgccattttttgaaaaactcGGTAGTCTTTTTTCTAGTGAACTAGGGCCCGTTATTgcaactgatttctttggggatgccgaagCGGCATGTGATGTTTCTCCATATGAATGTGATTATTTCTTGCTCGTGTATTTGGCGAATgcacctgcttctacccacttggaaaaatagtcagttaaaactaaaagaaatcgtACATTACCTCGTCTTGCTGGGAGGGgtatgataactagggattctagttcattttacactcatttttacttgagttttgattaaaaatgtatacaaaatagtcccaaaggcttacatgttgtacttgtttgcagggtttggaaaaaaggtgacaattagtcaaaactagctcaaaaaggagtgaaacatgcacaagaaccaagaacaagtcaaagcacaactACAATAGACCCACTGTGGCCGCAAGCCATTTAGTGCGATCCGCAGTGGGGAGATTCATAGAGGTGCACTTTTGGGAGCCCAAGgcaatgcggtccgcggaggaTTTTGTGCGGTCGCAGTAGCCTCTtcgcggccgcaatccattttgtgcggtccgcgaagataggggttcagagagttgggagtTTTAATATAAAGgacaatgcggtccgcggtcctttttgtgcggaccgcagttgaacccaccgcggtcgcggtgcattttatgtggcCCGCGGTGGCCAAATTCAGAGAATGATTAATCAAGCCGAGAAGCCTCAATGCGGTctgcggtgcattttatgcggaccgcagtatctcgtcaggggtatttttgtccagaaaattcagCCTATTATAAATACATTCTTTTCACAATTTTAGGGCATCTTTTTGTAATTTATAAAAGACCAGAGCATGTGAACAGCGTTTTAtatattttgagtaatttgtagctagattaATACTGAATCTTCTTTatcttagcttgtaattaaatcatatgggttattcttcatctatttctctgttttcttccattattatgagtagctagacctattagttagggttgtggctcaaccctagtgtgggtatttgatgagtCTTTTGATTTAatgcttagatgtttatgggtagatgatatttggactgatttgtattttccatgttgaattagtggttgcaaacactaatttgtgcctatttgacttgagttcttcttgataaagagagcttgagtctaggaaaatcagccCAACAAagaattggggtgtaatcaagagattgatagccccaattaaagggttaaacatagagatagtaatacccgcaattttgacacccaattggtcttgagaaagtcaattagggcaaaaccactcaagctaccgagaggtatagagtgagtaattccgtgcattggctatatcacaatccccaacataatgtctttgacttaggctttagatcctgtcaagtattcacctaggagaaagtcacttccttAGTGCCTGtttaactatttagaaaaccttacaaacaatcattcttagtttaatttagcttatcattagcataaatattagaagtaataaCCAACCAAAAGATGATTGAAAGCATAATTAAGAGCCCTAcgcatctctagtttagataggaatccaattcccacttctagctccctatggatttgatcccgaccatctcgggtaaaggCTATTTTGACCGCTCTCGCCACTTTGTATTGGTGTAGGGTTGGcttcgatcactttttggcgccattTTCGGGGAGCTAatagttttggctatctatctaaatagttttatgcattgttcttctttccttctgcgTTACTAATTTGTCTGTGTCGCAAATTCAAGTACAAAATGGCTGCaaacaacgcacctcttggagatcttctgccgggggaggaggtagatgacaatatcgatgatgaggttcctattgtacctcaaggacaaaggagaggccgctaggtcaatgataatattccagaccctccctcgccacctccaagagtggctcctcgagtgcttcccaaccaaggatatgctagtgcaattttCCCACCCGGTTCCGGGCGggaaattttcaaattacaaatgtgatgctgacattgttgGAGCAACGAGGGTATTTCACGAGTGCTccctgtcgcacctcctttttccgcgcccgcgagggtgcgtagggagttttcttcaattaaaggacagtcgaaacgggatttgtttgtttgtttcagagtcgccacctgggaattttaaggcgtcccaagtcaccggttttaatccctgaatcgaggagaatatgactctgtctatttaacagtctgcgcaccagaaatccggataaggaattctgttaacccgggagaaggtgttaggcattcccgagttccgtggttctagcacgatcgctcaactgttatattcggcttgattattttgatttgctaaatacattttttattgcatgattttattgttaccgcttctatttagatttaaagtcccttctttgaatcgaatcacgcgtacgtatattcgtgttataaattatattttttaaaacatgcggagttgtgtcacgcgcacgtgtacacaataatatagataatatttttattaaaataattattttcgaaattatgctttaaataaaatcaagaacattcgcccttttggtataattaagtagtgaatctcacatctcgggtttttatgaaattaataatgatattctccgagaaatcccttttattaaatattcgatcgaagttgcgcgaacgcataatccaaattgcctttagaaatataattaggttacgcgaatgtatccctaatcacaaaaatattcttgatggtagtataaatttgtttacaaattgtttattatatccacgtatttttatgtgaacatcatgagaaataaatattcttttagtctctaaattccttaaaaagaatttacaatttattggacgttgatcactatttatgtttttcgcacatgaattatattcctcaaaccattCGAATTTGTGGAGTAAAAATAAACGTgtaattaatactaccatttagtgaatacaatatttgcctaCCCAAATAGACAACATGCAAATTACGTATAAAATTTGGGAAAGAATGGATGTAAGGaagtgatatttttgaagaattttcattgttctaTTTGAAGCGAATGCTAAAAAAATGTTATAATCTATAAACCTAATCACCTTCTACATtaattgtttttaatccaaagttaTAATCGTTTGATTAATTTGTTTATGATGGTAGATaagcatcaagttgataagaaagggaattattatacaaatcgatTGAATAaaattgccttacatgcaacacaATTGTCCGTCTAAAACATTCATAACACtctaacatcgtaacgagctatatcaaatcaccttccatatatgattatatatatactcatcatcatgccatatatgaacatacaacttatatcaatctaaaccaaaatcagattttttacaagatatactaataatgtaatttcttgatacttccattctactttacatttagctaacaatattacgggatgtaattaatgaCCCATTTTATGtcatgttccctaccttgataattcaatcatgacttcacttaatgaaaattccgaaataggtgatattattacaacacttatacgaactttaagaggtaacaattatcttatattcatcaCGACaaacatactactatattaatcaactgaaacaaaaccaaattttaaactaatgaacttgaacgaatggaaaacagaattataattcccgaacttcattaatatgtcatgttgaagctgttcatgacatgaatttacagatatgtacctgatattggaagcaagaaaatgaagatgagaatcagcggcagtaataacagtacaacatcaacaactgcccagcaacagtaacaacccagtacagaccggtggagtagtaatcccaaaaacaaaagctttaagctttaaatgaaacaacaaccattaatactaatttcaaacaaagaaagaaagcagtagattttttagcttttatttttattttgaaagcttaaatatttttcggaatttttctctcttctattctctgtccgtttttttctcTATCTGTGTCTGTATTTTTTCTCGTATCTTTTATGTTCTCTCTGTATTCTGTcctgtcttgtgttcaagacttcacatatataacccatcccataaacctttcaattaattaaaatccatactttttctctacccaacccattatctttccactcatccccattacattaaataaacatatcacaccaccccattatattttgtcccccatgcttcatttaaaataatgcaagattcccctttaaattaaatcttgtcccccctttatattaaataaccatatcacaacccaccccatttcattttgtcccccatgcttcaaataaacaattacaaaatgtacaattcctaaactacccctcacgaccttactaaaattaccaaactacccctgaacgtactacaaattaccaaactacccatcagctataacacatcatttaatcaaacataaccaaaatatagacaatatgattaatttctaacaatgttcaaacaacaaatttcatgaacatgatttcttcaacatttcaacaacaaagcacatgaacatgatttcaacaacatttcaacaacaaatcacatgaacacaaattgaacaacaaagaacaactaaaatttgattgaacaatattttagcaacaaacaatcatattttcggattcaacaacaagaacaaacaagtatatttagatttctaaattcaataatattgaacttaaaatcaactactctaacaacattacaacaaacaattcctataaacaagattatgagacaaattcaagaaataatcataaatgataaacaaaaaatcaaactatacacatttcggattcaagatcaaacaaacataatatgaacatgaattaaatctaaaaataaaaatgatggattcaaatgattaaaaccaacatacttcccttattacaactaaattcttttaggcaaatgacaaaacaaaaacctaagaagaaacaattatgaacttaagcttgaacttaacaatattaacaatttccggaaaatacataaaatacatgaaacaaattgaagaaacaattaattaaacttcaatttgtatctaactaatattaaactaacaaatattcatttaaacaataatacaaacatgaaataaacatgaaaacaactaattaaacttttattttgaaatctgaaaattaattttaacaaaacatatgaacaaactagaaaattattttaacgatgaacaacgaacaaaacaagaatcaaatatttagcgattttggatccgaaaacaACGAACAAGATATGGACGAAATTTGAaacataaaccaactaaccgattcaaaacaacgacgaagaaacgaagaagacgaagctTGCATTGAAGAAGAACTTCGAAGCAGTAGCAACGGCGTTATCATGGCAGCAGCACGACGCTTGCTCGTCCATGGCGGagaagcagcagctcggaggagaAGGAACAGCAGCAACACGAGTAACAGAAATGTGAGCAGCAGTGCTGGTCATGGCGAAGAGGCAGCAGCGACGCAGCAGCACGACGGAGCAACGGTGGAGCTCGTTTTTGGGCTGGTTTCGAGCAGCTCTCATTGCTGCGTTTTGGAGAACGGAGCAGCTTGGTCGCTTGGACTTGAAGTTGAGAAGATGGAAGCAGAAGGACCTCCATGGATGACGAAGgaacagcagtagcagctgcaACGACTGGAAGAAAACGCAGCAACAATGGCGAACGTGAAGCTACTCCAATGGTCATTTGGTTTCGACAACGGGAAATGGGGGGAgaaagcagccatggctgctcgtgttGGGGTTGATGGGACGATGGAGAAtgtcatgtgtgtgtgtgtgtgtgttgaggtggtggaggcgtgaggaagggcagccatgggaggtggagaagcttgaggaagaagaagaagaagataggaggggtgggggcggatgacttcttagttttttagggtttttttcttctttttttcttttgttttgtgttgtttgtaagataataggggtgttgggttatggattgggtcgacccagttcgaaatggactgggtcgtagggaagattgggccattttttgggcctgtggcttgaaattgaagaagaggcccaattccgactttctttatattttcgctctcttttcttcttttatttttctaaaactaaattataaaaatacttaaactattattaagaactaaattaagttataaaagcgcaaattaactcccaataacaattaacgcacaattaagtattaattaagcataaaattgtatatttggacattaaatgctaaaaatgcaaacgatgcctatttttgtaatttttaatttttgtaaaacaaatttaattactaacaattgtagaattgaatcctatatgcaaaatgcgacatatttttgtattttttattaatttagcaaataaacatgcacaaataaatacaaataattattcaaaatatcacaaaatatcacaaaattgcacaccaagaaaattactttatttttgaattttttcggagtaattctcatattgggcaaaaatcacgtgcttacagctgcccctctttgcccgaagacacgaagggttttcgtgcaaagataaagcgagcgatttttgcccatccgagtattgcccatccgagtactccttgtgaagcatttttttgaaaaagatttgaccgaacctttgcttcaaaggtttcctacatatcctgggctaaacaggaatcaggtcaatgtagttcgggaaattttggtagctgggactaccgttggactgcaatgttactgttgttgcatgctattactactgcttaccgatctccttgtaaCACCattcttaaaagaaaacaagaagctgggctagagtacaatttgtttttgttgccttgcttccttatatgcttgcatttcttccggtgttttttcttcttttgacacatgtacttgagtttgtattgtgacctcttgttgcaaccttctgcttccccatgccggggaattttattgtttcctgctggggattcctattgtaaccctctgttttattgtcctctgacttgatcttgaaatgtatgcctctgttatctgggcgggctcccaacttcaatacttgaaaattaaagacttgaaatgtatgtctctgttatctgggcgggctcccaacttcaatgcttgaaatgtaaagactgaaatgtatgcctctgttatctgggcgggctcccaacttcaatacttgaaaattaaagacttgaaatgtatgcctctgttatttgggcgggctcccaacttcaatgcttgaaatgtaaagactgaaatttatgcctctgttctatgggcgggctcccaacttcaatacttgaaaattaaagacttgaaatgtatgcctctgttatttgggcgggctcccaacttcaatacttgaaaattaaagacttgaaatgtatgcctctgttatctgggcgggctctcaagttcaatgcttgaaaattaaagacagaaatgtatgcctctgttctatgggcgggctcccaactttaacaacaaaaatgaatgccattcctctcttcaggcgggctcctgacttcaataacaactttagaaataaacgtcattcctctcttcaggcgggctcctgacttcaacaacaactttgaaaataatcgccattcctctcttcaggcgggctcctgacttcaaccaatacatcgccattcctttctttaggttggcaagatttcaacaaaaaatgcctttcctctcttcaggcgggctcctgacttcaaacaatacattgccattcctttctttaggttggcaagatttcaacaacctttttttttttacgcctttcctttcttcaggcgggctcctgatttcaaccaataaatcgccattctattcttcaggggggctcctgacttcaaccattttttttcaattcaaacttttttttaaattatcctaggagaaaattcattagactaggatttgatatcttatcttaggagaaagattcatcggactaagatttgatatcttatcttgggagaaaaatttcatcggaccaagattgtgactctaggagataaatcgtcagactaggtccattttgttgtgatcttaggagaaagattcatccgactaagattttattatattatcttgggagaaaaaatttcattagaccaagattttgactctaggagataaatcgtcagactaggtccattttgttgtgatcttaggagaaagattcatccgactaagattttatcttgggagaacaatttcatcagaccaagattttgactctaggagataaatcgtcagactaggtccatttgttgtgatcttaggagaaagattcatccgactaagattttatcttgggagaacaatttcatcagaccaagattttgactctaggagataaatcgtcagactaggtccatttgttgtgatcttaggagaaagattcatccgactaagattttattatattatcttgggagaaaaaatttcatcagaccaagattttgactctaggagataaatcgtcagactaggtccattttgttgtgatcttaggagaaagattcatccgactaagattttatcttgggagaacaatttcatcagaccaagattttgactctaggagataaatcgtcagactaggtccatttgttgtgatcttaggagaaagattcatccgactaagattttatcttgggagaacaatttcatcagaccaagattttgactctaggagataaatcgtcagactaggtccattttgttgtgatcttaggagaaagattcatccgactaagatttgatatcttatcttgggagaaaaatttcatcggaccaagattgtatcgggaggtaaattcatcagactaggactttttatcctaggagaaaaatgtaaagatcaatgatttgagaaacttaccttcgtaattccttcttttcttttctccttccttcgcgctgctttgttcttgcttgctggggataataccactgcggtagttttctttcttcccctccttcaaattcaattttttttccagaatttattttctctcaacactgctggggataaaagtgttatcttcttgggataacgtcgTTGAGGATAacgttgctggggaattttatcccttcaaatcaatgcttcattcttctggaagctcctagggatgataatggcttttgtttttctgagcacaaatgtcatccctttgttctgtctgctggggaatacttcctttattaaaacttgttatgctgggggtaaaactggttcaaagaccacttcccttgagactggtgctatattcattttaccctgaatgggtatctgacttccagaaaattttccaaatgaaaggaaaattttctgccccagtttgacagtctcccttatggcctgcatttctgtcatcaatgccacttcctttacctgtttcaatttaaacaaaatttgttagtttaaaacgtggtccatttgttgtgatactcctacttgGGATGGCTttcccctttctccttccttgctctgcattccacAAGGGACGATATTATTTGCTGAGGATAATCTTTTTCTGctagggatatccctcttctttcgtggcatggctcggagacttgcatttttccgaccttttagtctcgcatgaattttccaagtcatgcttattgctctccttg
The sequence above is a segment of the Nicotiana tabacum cultivar K326 unplaced genomic scaffold, ASM71507v2 Un00025, whole genome shotgun sequence genome. Coding sequences within it:
- the LOC142178896 gene encoding uncharacterized protein LOC142178896, giving the protein MKKKLKNAKGLWPELLSEVLWAYLTTPKTSTEETPYSLVYETDTVILVEVGEPSLRYSNESRPSNDESRRQDINEAEERRDMAYIRMIAQKQQVESYYNKKAKIRPLKVGDYVLKAKTQASKDPQEGKLGTNWDGPYKIMAAVSKGSFHLETMEGKFLPNNRNVAHLKYFNF